One Pantoea trifolii DNA segment encodes these proteins:
- a CDS encoding ogr/Delta-like zinc finger family protein, with the protein MMHCPRCQTAAHAKSSRYISRETKERYHQCQNINCSCTFKTHESIAGIIVEPGQINRVPIYSQHENQPNLFH; encoded by the coding sequence ATGATGCATTGCCCAAGATGTCAGACCGCCGCCCACGCCAAAAGCAGTCGCTACATATCCAGAGAAACCAAAGAGCGTTATCACCAGTGTCAAAACATCAATTGCAGTTGTACGTTTAAGACACACGAGAGTATTGCAGGGATTATCGTTGAGCCTGGACAAATCAACCGCGTTCCGATCTATAGTCAGCATGAAAATCAGCCGAACTTATTCCACTAA
- a CDS encoding phage late control D family protein translates to MNGISGLPVQAGARLTPDFLLKVNSKDVTTNLRDRLISLTLTDNRGFEADQLDIELDDADGKLAMPVRGAELSLFLGWKGQSLIGKGTFTVDEVEHHGAPDTMTIRARSADFRGSLNSRREVSYHDTSLGAIVEQIAGRNNLKAMLADGFAAIEVAHIDQTQETDAKFLTRLATLYGAVAAIKAGRLLFIRPGNGVTLSGKPIPQMTITRKDGDQHSFSIADRGAYTGVSASWLHTKDPKPKKVKLQRKPKAQQQSTVVHPDAKKTTAKKEQVPEAKEGNYLEGSQDNVFTLTTVFSSQKTAMSAAKAKWEKLQRGVAEFSLTLSMGRADLYPETPVKVSGFKSVIDAQPWLISKVTHNLSSGGYTTQLEFEVLLSDVEYVAN, encoded by the coding sequence ATGAACGGTATCAGTGGCTTACCGGTACAGGCAGGCGCACGCCTGACACCGGATTTTTTGCTCAAGGTAAACTCGAAGGACGTAACTACCAACCTGCGCGACCGGCTGATTTCGCTAACGCTCACCGATAATCGCGGGTTTGAGGCTGACCAGCTCGACATCGAGCTGGACGACGCCGACGGTAAGCTGGCAATGCCGGTGCGCGGCGCTGAGCTTTCGCTGTTTCTCGGCTGGAAGGGGCAGTCGCTGATCGGTAAAGGTACGTTTACCGTGGATGAAGTCGAGCACCACGGTGCGCCGGACACCATGACCATCCGCGCCCGCAGCGCCGACTTTCGCGGCTCGCTGAATTCCCGGCGCGAGGTGTCCTATCACGACACCTCGCTCGGTGCGATCGTCGAACAGATTGCCGGACGTAATAACCTGAAAGCCATGCTGGCCGACGGCTTTGCCGCAATTGAGGTGGCACACATCGACCAGACGCAGGAAACCGACGCTAAGTTTTTGACGCGCCTTGCCACCCTTTACGGCGCGGTGGCGGCGATAAAGGCAGGGCGGCTGCTGTTTATCCGGCCGGGGAATGGCGTCACCCTCAGCGGCAAGCCGATCCCGCAGATGACCATCACACGCAAAGACGGCGACCAGCACAGTTTCAGCATTGCCGATCGCGGTGCTTACACCGGCGTGTCGGCGAGCTGGCTGCACACCAAAGACCCGAAGCCGAAGAAAGTGAAGCTGCAGCGCAAGCCAAAAGCACAGCAGCAGAGCACCGTGGTGCATCCTGACGCGAAGAAGACCACCGCAAAGAAGGAGCAAGTGCCAGAAGCAAAAGAAGGTAATTACCTAGAAGGTAGCCAGGACAATGTATTTACGCTTACGACAGTATTTTCCAGCCAGAAAACTGCAATGAGTGCGGCAAAAGCGAAGTGGGAGAAACTGCAGCGCGGTGTGGCAGAGTTTTCGCTAACGCTGTCTATGGGGCGGGCCGACCTTTACCCGGAAACGCCGGTTAAAGTCAGCGGCTTTAAATCAGTGATCGACGCCCAGCCGTGGCTAATCAGCAAGGTGACGCACAATCTAAGCAGTGGTGGTTACACCACGCAGCTGGAGTTCGAGGTGTTGCTTTCGGATGTTGAGTATGTGGCGAATTGA
- a CDS encoding phage tail protein: MMMIYGMMPFMRQTLPYGELQQNIDYRWPTNSRIGLRPAAQFIGVGDEKITLSGELRPEITGGAVSLMTVRLLADQGMAWPLIGGSGMIYGMYVIESISNTHSEFFPNGTASKIMFTLNLMRVDGSLTSMFGDLKKQADGLIGGVSNLPGQITAARDSAKSSAGGLFG; this comes from the coding sequence ATGATGATGATTTACGGCATGATGCCGTTCATGCGCCAGACGCTGCCTTACGGCGAGCTGCAGCAGAACATCGACTACCGCTGGCCGACGAACAGCCGCATTGGGCTGCGACCGGCCGCGCAGTTTATCGGCGTGGGTGACGAGAAAATCACGCTGTCTGGTGAGCTGCGCCCGGAGATCACCGGCGGCGCTGTTTCGCTGATGACCGTTCGCCTGCTTGCCGATCAGGGTATGGCGTGGCCGCTGATTGGCGGCAGCGGCATGATCTACGGCATGTACGTCATCGAGAGCATTTCGAACACGCACAGCGAGTTTTTCCCCAACGGCACGGCCAGCAAAATCATGTTTACCCTGAACCTCATGCGCGTCGATGGATCGCTCACCTCGATGTTTGGCGACCTGAAAAAGCAGGCTGACGGTTTAATCGGTGGAGTGAGTAATCTGCCAGGGCAAATAACCGCGGCTAGAGACAGCGCCAAATCATCGGCGGGAGGCCTGTTCGGATGA
- a CDS encoding phage tail tape measure protein, with protein MNNNLKVQVLLNAVDRASRPFKAVQNATKGLATDIRQTQDNIRDLDVQAGKIDGFRQTSAQMAVTQQKLKSAKAEAEALAVAFRNTARPTSQQARELEKAKQAAAALQTKSNSLRLSVQQQRDALAAAGISTRNLSSEQRRLKEAAAQATQNLNRQKLELQRLNAQQERLNRVSERHRRGQELSAKVRNGGAAAFAGSSAALYAGSRLMAPEIQTLHSGALIAARQGEGAAKGSDYTAAIQRINASGVSGDLEQITEAVSAVRSTLGTLGNVGEAELDRITRKALDMQSTFGTDTAESIQIAAIMMKNKLAANSDEALDLIITGMQRVSAGMRGEMPEILHEYSTHFRNMGFTGAEAMSLLVDMSKQGKFALDKTGDAIKEFSIRGSDMSKNSVAAYQEIGLNAKKMSRDIASGGDKARVAMQKTAKGLLAIKDPAARANAAISLFGTPVEDLSVDQIPAFLGALAGVKNHLVDVTGAAERMGNTLRDNLSGDVAKLKGSFEGLRFNIFKGMDNHLRVVTKSATKWIEKLDAWVSKNPTLTANLVMITGAVAGLTAILGGVGLVIWPVMLGINALIAGAGMLSVGFSIAGGAIVTALGAITLPVLAVGAAIVAGALLVRKYWEPISAFMSGVAEGFTAAMGPIGESFSSLKPPFEWLGGKLNELWDWFGRLLEPVKSTQSELATAGEMGKKFGNMLAEALKIPGEALDQLRSGIDWVLEKLGIIDSKSSGIKDKVPSPDPLATGGAGVDTGGLQYSLATGGAPYRPVSAPSGGGGFTDRSQNTYQYEIKMHEGMTKDDALALMAQHQAKEQRNRQAQNRSKMGWED; from the coding sequence ATGAATAATAACCTCAAGGTGCAGGTGCTGCTGAACGCGGTAGACCGCGCCTCGCGTCCCTTCAAAGCCGTGCAGAATGCCACCAAAGGTCTGGCAACCGACATCCGCCAGACGCAGGACAACATCCGGGATCTGGATGTGCAGGCGGGCAAAATCGACGGTTTCCGCCAGACCAGCGCGCAGATGGCCGTTACGCAGCAAAAGCTAAAAAGCGCCAAAGCGGAGGCCGAAGCGCTGGCCGTGGCGTTTCGCAACACTGCCCGTCCGACCTCGCAGCAGGCGCGTGAGCTGGAGAAAGCAAAGCAGGCTGCGGCCGCGCTGCAGACCAAATCGAACTCGCTGCGCCTTTCCGTGCAGCAGCAGCGCGACGCGCTGGCTGCGGCGGGCATTTCCACGCGCAACCTGAGCAGTGAGCAGCGACGACTGAAAGAGGCCGCCGCGCAGGCAACGCAGAACCTCAACCGGCAAAAGCTGGAGCTGCAGCGGCTTAACGCACAGCAGGAACGGCTCAACCGCGTCAGCGAGCGCCACCGGCGCGGGCAGGAACTGTCGGCTAAGGTGCGTAACGGCGGTGCGGCTGCGTTTGCCGGTAGCAGCGCCGCACTCTATGCAGGGAGCCGCCTGATGGCGCCAGAAATCCAGACGCTGCACAGCGGCGCGCTGATCGCCGCCCGGCAGGGCGAAGGGGCAGCGAAAGGCAGCGACTACACGGCTGCGATCCAGCGCATCAACGCGTCGGGCGTGAGCGGCGACCTTGAGCAAATCACCGAGGCAGTGTCGGCGGTGCGCAGCACGCTTGGGACGCTGGGCAACGTGGGTGAAGCGGAGTTAGACCGCATCACCCGCAAGGCGCTGGATATGCAGTCCACCTTCGGCACAGACACCGCCGAGAGCATCCAGATTGCCGCGATCATGATGAAAAACAAGCTCGCGGCCAACAGCGATGAGGCGCTGGATTTGATAATCACCGGCATGCAGCGGGTATCAGCGGGCATGCGTGGTGAGATGCCGGAAATCCTGCACGAGTATTCGACGCACTTCCGCAATATGGGATTCACCGGCGCGGAGGCCATGTCGCTGCTGGTTGATATGTCGAAGCAGGGCAAGTTTGCGCTCGACAAAACCGGCGACGCGATTAAGGAATTCAGTATTCGCGGCTCTGACATGTCGAAAAACAGCGTTGCCGCTTATCAGGAAATTGGCCTCAATGCTAAGAAGATGTCTCGCGATATTGCCAGCGGTGGCGATAAAGCGCGGGTGGCGATGCAGAAGACGGCAAAAGGTTTGCTAGCCATCAAAGACCCGGCAGCGCGTGCGAACGCGGCGATTTCACTGTTCGGCACGCCGGTTGAAGATTTGTCCGTTGACCAGATACCGGCGTTTCTTGGCGCGCTGGCAGGTGTAAAAAACCATCTTGTTGATGTCACCGGTGCGGCCGAGCGCATGGGTAACACGCTGCGCGATAACCTGTCGGGCGACGTGGCGAAGCTCAAGGGATCGTTTGAGGGGCTGCGCTTTAACATCTTTAAGGGGATGGATAACCATCTGCGCGTTGTGACCAAAAGCGCAACCAAATGGATTGAAAAGCTCGATGCGTGGGTGAGCAAGAACCCCACACTCACCGCCAATCTGGTGATGATTACCGGAGCCGTTGCCGGGCTGACGGCAATACTCGGCGGCGTCGGGCTGGTTATCTGGCCGGTGATGTTGGGTATTAACGCGCTTATCGCAGGTGCGGGCATGCTGAGCGTCGGATTCAGCATCGCCGGAGGCGCGATTGTTACAGCGCTCGGTGCAATCACGCTGCCGGTGCTGGCCGTCGGCGCGGCTATCGTGGCCGGTGCGCTGCTTGTCCGTAAATACTGGGAGCCTATCAGCGCCTTTATGTCGGGTGTCGCCGAAGGCTTTACCGCCGCAATGGGGCCGATTGGCGAATCATTCAGCTCACTCAAGCCGCCGTTTGAGTGGCTGGGTGGCAAGTTGAACGAGCTGTGGGATTGGTTCGGCCGCCTGCTGGAACCGGTGAAATCCACGCAGTCAGAGCTGGCAACTGCTGGTGAGATGGGCAAAAAGTTCGGCAACATGCTGGCGGAGGCGCTGAAAATTCCGGGTGAAGCGCTCGACCAGCTTCGCAGTGGCATCGATTGGGTGCTGGAAAAGCTAGGCATCATCGACAGCAAATCCAGCGGCATTAAAGACAAAGTGCCGTCACCTGACCCGCTGGCGACAGGCGGTGCGGGCGTCGATACCGGCGGTCTGCAGTACAGTCTGGCAACCGGTGGCGCGCCATATCGCCCGGTGTCCGCACCGTCTGGCGGTGGCGGCTTTACCGATCGCAGCCAGAACACCTATCAGTACGAAATCAAAATGCACGAAGGCATGACTAAAGACGACGCGCTGGCGCTGATGGCGCAGCATCAGGCAAAAGAGCAGCGCAACCGGCAGGCGCAGAACCGCAGCAAAATGGGTTGGGAGGATTAA
- a CDS encoding GpE family phage tail protein, whose amino-acid sequence MADVATIFHWPPSEMYTMPLAELLEWRQKALIRSGANPDE is encoded by the coding sequence ATGGCCGACGTCGCCACGATATTCCACTGGCCGCCCTCCGAGATGTACACCATGCCGCTTGCCGAGCTGCTGGAGTGGCGGCAGAAAGCCTTAATCCGCAGCGGAGCAAACCCGGATGAATAA
- a CDS encoding phage tail assembly protein, with the protein MEQSENTVELETPIKRGDTEIKQVYVIKPTAGSLRGVRLADLCQSDVDALLTVLPRITSPSLTKPECNNLDPVDLISLGGKVIGFLQSKSDE; encoded by the coding sequence ATGGAACAGAGCGAAAACACCGTGGAACTGGAAACCCCGATCAAGCGTGGCGACACCGAGATTAAGCAGGTTTACGTGATTAAGCCTACCGCCGGAAGCCTTCGCGGCGTGCGCCTGGCGGATTTGTGTCAGTCAGACGTTGACGCGCTGCTGACCGTGCTACCGCGCATCACTTCGCCTTCGCTGACGAAGCCGGAATGCAACAATCTCGATCCGGTTGACCTGATTTCGCTTGGCGGCAAGGTGATTGGTTTTTTGCAGTCGAAGTCGGACGAATAG
- a CDS encoding phage major tail tube protein has translation MALPRKLKAMNLFNDANSYQGIVTAVTLPKLARKLDAYRAGGMSGAAFIDNGLDDDALDLEWSIGGIDELLLTQWGASAVPLRFTGSYQRDDTGEEIAVEVEVRGKHQSFDFGEAKQGEDTETKITSKNTYFKLTWNGKELIEIDTVNMVEKVNGVDRLEQRRKNIGLV, from the coding sequence ATGGCACTACCCCGCAAACTCAAGGCGATGAACCTGTTCAACGACGCCAACAGCTATCAGGGCATCGTCACCGCCGTCACACTGCCGAAGCTGGCGCGCAAGCTCGATGCGTACCGCGCAGGCGGCATGAGCGGCGCGGCCTTCATCGACAACGGTCTGGATGATGACGCGCTCGATCTGGAATGGAGCATCGGCGGCATCGACGAGCTGCTGCTCACGCAGTGGGGCGCGTCTGCCGTGCCGCTACGCTTCACCGGCTCTTACCAGCGCGACGACACCGGCGAAGAAATCGCGGTTGAGGTGGAGGTGCGCGGCAAGCACCAGAGCTTTGACTTTGGCGAAGCCAAACAGGGCGAAGACACCGAAACCAAAATCACCAGCAAGAACACGTATTTCAAGCTGACGTGGAACGGAAAGGAGCTGATTGAGATCGACACCGTGAACATGGTGGAAAAGGTCAACGGCGTTGACCGCCTCGAGCAGCGCCGCAAAAACATCGGCCTGGTCTAA
- a CDS encoding phage tail sheath protein — MADYHHGVRVVEVNDGTRTISTVSTAIVGMVCTADDADAATFPLNTPVLITNVQGAVGKAGVKGTLAAALQAIADQSKPVTVVVRVAEGDDEAETISNIIGGTDLNGQYTGMKALLAAQTQLDVKPRILGVPGLDSLEVATALASIAQQLRAFAYVSAWECSTISEARLYRQNFSQREIMVIWPDFLAWNTTNNKSDVAFATARALGLRAKIDNDTGWHKTLSNVGVNGVTGISASVFWDLQQVGTDADLLNEADVTTLIRKDGFRFWGNRTCSDDPLFQFENYTRTAQVLADTIAEAHMWAVDKPLTPVLVKEIIAGINAKFRELVSAGYLLGASAWYDESANDKDTLKAGKLFIDYDYTPVPPLEDLTFRQRITDSYLATFAASVNS, encoded by the coding sequence ATGGCCGATTACCATCACGGTGTCCGCGTCGTCGAAGTCAACGACGGCACGCGCACCATTTCCACCGTCTCCACCGCTATTGTCGGCATGGTCTGCACCGCCGATGATGCGGACGCGGCAACCTTTCCGCTCAATACCCCGGTTCTGATTACCAACGTGCAAGGCGCAGTTGGTAAAGCGGGCGTGAAAGGCACGCTGGCCGCTGCGCTGCAGGCCATTGCCGATCAGTCGAAGCCCGTCACCGTCGTGGTGCGCGTGGCCGAAGGCGACGACGAAGCCGAAACCATTTCCAACATCATCGGCGGCACTGACCTTAACGGCCAGTACACCGGCATGAAAGCGCTGCTCGCCGCGCAGACGCAGCTCGACGTGAAGCCGCGCATCCTCGGCGTGCCGGGACTCGACTCGCTGGAAGTGGCGACTGCGCTTGCCAGCATCGCGCAGCAGCTGCGCGCCTTCGCCTACGTCTCAGCGTGGGAGTGCAGCACCATTTCCGAAGCCCGCCTTTACCGCCAGAACTTCAGCCAGCGCGAAATCATGGTGATCTGGCCGGATTTCCTCGCATGGAACACCACCAACAACAAGTCGGATGTGGCCTTCGCCACCGCCCGCGCGCTTGGCCTGCGCGCCAAAATCGACAACGACACCGGCTGGCATAAAACCCTGTCGAACGTCGGCGTCAACGGCGTGACCGGGATTTCCGCGTCGGTATTCTGGGATTTGCAGCAGGTTGGCACCGACGCCGACTTGCTCAACGAGGCGGACGTCACCACGCTGATCCGCAAGGATGGCTTTCGCTTCTGGGGCAACCGCACCTGCAGCGACGACCCGTTGTTCCAGTTTGAGAACTACACCCGCACCGCGCAGGTGCTGGCTGACACCATCGCCGAGGCGCACATGTGGGCGGTTGATAAACCGCTAACGCCGGTACTGGTGAAAGAGATTATCGCGGGCATCAACGCCAAGTTCCGCGAGCTGGTCAGCGCCGGTTATCTGCTGGGCGCGTCTGCCTGGTACGACGAAAGTGCCAACGATAAAGACACCCTGAAAGCGGGCAAGCTCTTTATCGATTACGACTACACGCCGGTTCCACCGCTGGAAGATTTAACCTTCCGCCAGCGCATCACCGACAGCTATCTGGCGACGTTCGCCGCATCCGTAAACAGCTAA
- a CDS encoding tail fiber assembly protein yields MNEYVYSASFNMICAVALRNDYELAGTWPDDALEISMPTAIEFMGEAPSGKMMAAGTDGLPQWCDLPPLTPSELAAEAVQRKDNLLGNAQQAIGIWQTKLALGRISDAEKTSLNIWLDYIDALQAVDASAAPDIDWPETPKQ; encoded by the coding sequence ATGAACGAATACGTTTACAGCGCATCATTCAATATGATTTGCGCCGTTGCGCTAAGGAATGATTATGAGCTGGCAGGCACCTGGCCGGATGACGCGCTTGAAATCAGCATGCCAACAGCCATTGAGTTCATGGGGGAAGCGCCATCAGGCAAGATGATGGCGGCGGGTACGGACGGGCTTCCGCAGTGGTGCGACTTACCACCACTGACGCCCTCCGAGTTGGCAGCGGAAGCGGTGCAACGCAAAGATAATCTTCTCGGAAATGCGCAGCAGGCCATCGGCATCTGGCAAACGAAGCTGGCGTTGGGGCGCATAAGCGACGCTGAGAAAACCAGCCTTAATATCTGGCTTGATTACATTGATGCATTGCAGGCAGTGGATGCGAGTGCCGCGCCGGATATTGACTGGCCTGAGACGCCAAAGCAATAA
- a CDS encoding phage tail protein codes for MTTKYFALLTNQGAAILANAAALGTKVNITAMAVGDGGGTLPTPDASQTKLVGEKRRAQLNSLIIDTANSSQIIAEQVIPEGEGGFWIREIGLFDADGVMIAVANCAETYKPMLAEGSGRTQTVRMIIIVNSTTAVTLKIDPAVVLATRKYVDDAVIEVKAYADSLMDAHLKAADPHTQYAPKASPTFTGKPKAPTAAAGDDSTQLATTAFVAAALSVLNGGAPASLDTLKELAAAMGNDPKFVTTMTTALTGKMDIAKNGSDIADVAAFLRNLGLGEGAKMPAASALASSAGWLSIPVIISGVARNMILQWKAVSVPMSVDGSMQSVNSAWPVAFPTACLITIQALTNSLIYSTNGSPFTSSTVIDRASFAAASAYSKSTSTVTVWGVGY; via the coding sequence ATGACGACTAAATATTTTGCCCTGCTGACCAATCAGGGCGCGGCTATTCTGGCAAACGCCGCCGCGCTCGGAACCAAAGTAAACATCACCGCGATGGCGGTCGGCGACGGTGGCGGCACGCTACCCACGCCTGACGCATCGCAGACGAAGCTCGTCGGCGAGAAGCGCCGCGCACAGCTCAACTCGCTAATTATCGACACCGCCAACAGCAGTCAGATTATTGCCGAGCAGGTTATCCCGGAGGGCGAAGGTGGTTTCTGGATTCGTGAGATTGGCCTGTTTGACGCCGACGGCGTGATGATTGCCGTGGCGAACTGTGCCGAAACCTACAAGCCGATGCTGGCCGAAGGCAGCGGCCGCACGCAGACAGTACGTATGATTATCATCGTGAACAGCACCACCGCTGTGACGCTGAAAATCGACCCGGCTGTGGTGCTGGCGACGCGCAAGTACGTTGATGATGCGGTTATTGAGGTGAAAGCCTATGCGGACAGCCTGATGGACGCGCACCTGAAAGCCGCCGACCCGCACACGCAGTACGCACCGAAAGCCAGCCCGACGTTTACCGGCAAGCCCAAAGCGCCCACGGCTGCGGCGGGTGATGACTCAACGCAGCTGGCGACAACGGCCTTTGTCGCTGCCGCACTGTCTGTGCTTAACGGCGGTGCACCCGCATCGCTGGACACGCTAAAAGAGCTGGCCGCTGCGATGGGTAACGATCCAAAGTTTGTCACCACCATGACCACCGCTCTGACCGGAAAGATGGACATTGCTAAGAACGGCAGCGACATCGCCGATGTGGCCGCATTTCTGCGAAACCTTGGGCTTGGGGAGGGGGCAAAAATGCCCGCTGCCTCAGCGCTTGCCAGCAGTGCGGGCTGGCTGTCAATTCCGGTAATAATTTCGGGCGTAGCTCGGAACATGATTTTGCAATGGAAAGCCGTGAGCGTGCCGATGTCGGTTGACGGGAGCATGCAATCAGTTAACTCCGCCTGGCCTGTAGCATTTCCGACGGCCTGCTTGATCACCATTCAGGCACTGACCAATTCGCTAATTTATTCAACAAACGGCTCGCCGTTCACATCCTCCACTGTGATTGATCGTGCGTCGTTTGCGGCGGCAAGCGCTTACTCAAAATCGACGTCAACCGTCACTGTATGGGGAGTGGGATACTGA
- a CDS encoding phage tail protein I: MSERLLPTGSSALEVAAAEALANLSVMNVPLRQLWNPHTCPLALLPYLAWAWSVDRWDSGWSEATKRDVVAAARYVHRHKGTIGAIRRVVEPLGYLIRVLEWWKTNEAPGTFRLDVGVLDTGITEEMYNELERLIADAKPCSRHLIGLSINLDASGAIPVAVASYSGDELTVYPYTPDIISTGGAVYSGAAVHLIDLTEVSA; the protein is encoded by the coding sequence ATGAGTGAGCGCCTGCTGCCCACCGGCTCGTCGGCGCTGGAAGTGGCCGCAGCCGAAGCGCTGGCAAATCTCAGCGTGATGAACGTGCCGCTGCGTCAGCTGTGGAACCCGCACACCTGCCCGCTGGCGCTGCTGCCTTATCTGGCGTGGGCGTGGTCAGTTGACCGCTGGGACTCAGGCTGGAGCGAAGCCACTAAGCGCGACGTGGTGGCGGCCGCGCGCTACGTGCATCGCCACAAAGGCACTATCGGCGCGATCCGGCGCGTGGTGGAGCCGCTGGGTTATCTGATCCGCGTGCTGGAGTGGTGGAAAACCAATGAAGCGCCCGGCACGTTTCGCCTTGATGTCGGCGTGCTCGATACCGGCATTACTGAGGAAATGTACAACGAGCTGGAGCGGCTGATTGCCGATGCCAAGCCGTGCAGCCGTCACCTCATCGGGCTATCAATCAATCTTGATGCGAGTGGCGCAATCCCGGTTGCGGTTGCCAGCTACAGCGGCGACGAGCTGACCGTTTATCCCTACACACCAGACATTATCAGCACCGGCGGCGCGGTTTATTCCGGCGCGGCGGTACATCTTATCGATCTGACGGAAGTGAGCGCATGA
- a CDS encoding baseplate assembly protein, with the protein MATIDLSQLPAPVVVETLDYETLLDERKATLVSLYPEEQREAIARTLSLESEPIVKLLQENAYREVLLRQRINEAAKGVMVAYALDADLDQLGANNGVERLTITPADSTTIPPTAAIMESNDDYRARIAAAFEGLSVAGPTGAYEYHARSADGRVADASAISPSPAVVTVTVLAREGDGTAASDLLAVVDKALNDENVRPVADRVNVRSADIVNYAIEAEIYIYPGPEAEPVRAASEAKLANYVTAQKRLGRDIRLSALYAAIHVEGVQRVNLIQPAADVVLDKTQAAYCTGYTLSVGGSDE; encoded by the coding sequence ATGGCAACCATCGACCTGAGCCAGTTGCCCGCGCCCGTCGTGGTGGAAACGCTGGATTATGAAACCCTGCTGGACGAGCGCAAAGCCACGCTGGTTTCGCTCTATCCCGAAGAACAGCGCGAGGCGATTGCACGCACGCTGTCGCTCGAATCGGAACCTATCGTCAAGCTGTTACAGGAAAACGCCTATCGCGAAGTGCTGCTGCGCCAGCGCATCAACGAGGCGGCAAAAGGCGTCATGGTGGCTTACGCGCTGGATGCTGACCTTGACCAGCTTGGCGCAAACAACGGCGTTGAACGCCTGACCATCACCCCGGCCGACAGCACTACGATTCCGCCGACGGCGGCGATCATGGAAAGCAACGACGACTACCGCGCCCGCATTGCTGCTGCTTTTGAAGGGCTGAGTGTAGCGGGGCCGACCGGCGCATATGAATACCACGCGCGCAGCGCCGACGGCAGAGTGGCCGATGCGTCCGCCATCAGCCCGTCGCCTGCCGTTGTCACCGTAACGGTGCTTGCTCGCGAGGGTGACGGCACGGCCGCCTCTGACCTGCTGGCCGTGGTCGATAAAGCGCTGAACGATGAGAACGTGCGACCGGTAGCTGACCGCGTGAACGTGCGGTCGGCTGACATCGTGAACTACGCGATTGAGGCCGAAATCTACATTTACCCTGGCCCCGAAGCGGAACCGGTGCGGGCGGCATCTGAGGCAAAACTCGCCAACTACGTCACCGCGCAGAAACGGCTCGGGCGCGACATCCGCCTGTCGGCGCTGTATGCGGCCATTCACGTTGAAGGTGTGCAGCGCGTTAACCTGATCCAGCCCGCCGCCGACGTGGTGCTCGATAAAACGCAGGCCGCTTACTGCACCGGCTACACGCTGAGCGTCGGGGGTTCCGATGAGTGA
- a CDS encoding GPW/gp25 family protein → MTAAKYTGMNRDTGAALSDIEHIRQSVRDILITPLGSRVMRRSYGSLLSALIGMPQNEALRLQIMSACYVAILQWEPRVKLTGINFDSNFNGGMVVELTGARTDTTQPFSLTVPVS, encoded by the coding sequence ATGACGGCGGCAAAGTACACCGGCATGAACCGCGACACCGGCGCGGCGCTGAGCGACATCGAACACATCCGGCAGTCGGTGCGCGATATCCTGATCACGCCGCTCGGTTCGCGGGTGATGCGGCGTAGTTATGGTTCGCTGCTGTCGGCGCTGATTGGAATGCCGCAGAACGAAGCGCTGCGCCTGCAGATTATGTCGGCCTGTTACGTGGCGATTTTGCAGTGGGAGCCGCGCGTAAAACTCACCGGCATCAATTTTGACTCTAATTTTAACGGCGGCATGGTGGTCGAGCTGACCGGCGCACGCACCGACACCACGCAACCCTTTTCCCTAACCGTTCCTGTGAGCTGA
- a CDS encoding phage baseplate assembly protein V, producing MNEQLSEILRLLRNLIRIGTVSAVKLDDGLCRVDTGSNTTGWLHWLNARAGKTRSWNAPSVGEQVLVLCLGGELDTGFVLPGIFSDDNPAPSASADALHWSFPDGAVIEYEPATGALTASGIQTATISAAVQVLLDSPLVECTQLLRTAQLDVTDGGTMKGNVTHSGGNLSSNGKVLHTHKHPGDSGGQTGAPI from the coding sequence ATGAACGAACAACTCTCAGAAATCCTGCGCCTGCTGCGCAACCTGATCCGCATCGGAACCGTGTCCGCCGTAAAACTGGACGACGGGTTATGCCGCGTGGACACAGGAAGCAACACAACCGGCTGGCTTCACTGGCTCAACGCCCGCGCCGGTAAAACCCGCTCGTGGAATGCGCCGTCGGTGGGTGAGCAGGTGCTCGTTTTATGCCTCGGTGGCGAACTCGATACTGGCTTTGTGCTGCCCGGCATTTTCTCTGACGACAATCCCGCCCCGTCTGCCTCAGCCGATGCGCTGCACTGGTCATTCCCCGACGGCGCAGTGATCGAGTACGAACCGGCGACCGGCGCACTGACGGCCAGCGGTATTCAGACTGCGACCATCAGCGCGGCCGTGCAGGTGCTGCTTGATTCCCCGCTGGTTGAATGCACACAGCTGCTGAGAACCGCGCAGCTTGATGTCACCGACGGCGGCACGATGAAAGGCAACGTTACACACAGCGGCGGCAATCTCAGCTCAAACGGCAAAGTGCTGCACACGCACAAACATCCGGGCGACAGCGGCGGCCAGACAGGAGCACCGATATGA